A part of Caretta caretta isolate rCarCar2 chromosome 1, rCarCar1.hap1, whole genome shotgun sequence genomic DNA contains:
- the HMGXB4 gene encoding HMG domain-containing protein 4 isoform X4, giving the protein MDLLKAITSPLATGSKPSKKTAEKSSFSSFAATGYSESKKEHHKKKLSGSSGELALDDGSFHKSKKMKPLYVNTETLTLREPDGLKMKLILSPKEKGGSTVDEESFPYSSPPAAAKKSSKKSGRDEQGSFLLGHELQSFLKSARKKHKPLPDAHPPPIPEGFVPDTSLFSEAHGSEYDLSSMEPPLESGSSSGGELEAGELVIDDSYREIKKKKKSKKSKKKKDKEKHKEKKHSKSKKSSGLPASVAVAEVMVTPPPPPPPSTPFVLPVPPPPPPVFHTDGQSEKKKKKEEKDKEKAEKAEKDKEKPKKKNMSAYQVFCKEYRVTIVAEHPGIDFGELSKKLAEVWKQLPEKDKLVWKQKAQYLQHKQNKAEATTVKRKAASSEGAPKVKASPAGMLSPHKKSPSSTVVLSSSPAKAPDTDPIDVAAHLQLLGESLSLIGHRLQETEGMVAVSGSLSVLLDSIICALGPLACLTTQLPELNGCPKQVLSNTLDNIAYIMPGL; this is encoded by the exons ATGGATCTTCTTAAGGCTATCACCTCACCCCTTGCCACGGGCTCCAAGCCCTCAAAAAAGACAGCTGAAAAATCATCCTTCTCTTCCTTTGCTGCCACTGGCTATTCAGAGAGCAAGAAGGAGCACCATAAGAAGAAACTGAGTGGTAGCAGTGGAGAGCTCGCACTGGATGATGGTAGCTTCCACAAATCCAAAAAGATGAAGCCACTCTATGTAAACACAGAGACACTGACCCTGCGTGAGCCTGATGGCTTGAAGATGAAGCTCATCCTTTCACCTAAAGAGAAGGGGGGCAGCACAGTAGACGAGGAGTCATTCCCATACTcctcaccaccagcagcagcaaaaaaatcCTCCAAGAAATCAGGTCGAGATGAACAAGGCTCATTCCTCCTGGGTCATGAACTTCAAAGCTTCCTGAAATCTGCTCGGAAGAAGCACAAGCCACTGCCAGACGCACATCCACCTCCAATCCCCGAGGGATTTGTCCCTGACACCTCCCTGTTCTCAGAAGCTCATGGGAGTGAATATGACCTTTCAAGTATGGAGCCACCACTGGAATCAGGTTCATCATCTGGTGGGGAGTTGGAGGCCGGAGAGCTGGTGATAGATGACTCCTACCGGGAgatcaagaagaagaagaagtcaaagaaaagcaagaaaaaaaaggaCAAGGAGAAACACAAGGAGAAGAAGCACTCTAAGTCTAAGAAGAGTTCTGGACTCCCTGCCTCTGTAGCAGTAGCTGAAGTTATGGTGACACCACCGCCACCCCCTCCACCCAGCACTCCATTTGTCCTTCCtgtgcctccccccccacctcctgtttTCCACACTGATGGACAAagtgagaagaaaaagaaaaaagaagagaaggaCAAGGAAAAAGCTGAGAAAGcagaaaaggataaagaaaag CCAAAGAAGAAGAACATGTCTGCCTACCAAGTGTTCTGTAAGGAATATCGAGTGACTATTGTGGCTGAGCATCCAGGGATAG ATTTTGGGGAGTTGAGCAAAAAACTGGCAGAAGTGTGGAAGCAGCTGCCTGAAAAGGATAAACTG GTTTGGAAGCAGAAAGCTCAATATCTGCAGCATAAGCAGAATAAAGCAGAGGCCACAACAGTGAAGAGGAAGGCAGCTTCATCAGAGGGTGCCCCAAAAGTGAAAG CTTCCCCAGCAGGTATGCTTTCACCTCATAAGAAGTCCCCTTCCAGCACTGTGGTGTTATCCTCCTCACCAGCCAAAGCCCCTGATACAGATCCCATTGATGTAGCTGCACATCTACAGTTGCTGGGTGAATCTCTGAGTCTCATTGGACACCGACTGCAAGAGACAGAG GGGATGGTGGCTGTATCAGGAAGTTTGTCAGTACTTCTAGATTCTATTATCTGTGCCCTGGGCCCTTTAGCATGCCTGACCACACAACTACCTGAGCTGAATGGCTGCCCTAAGCAAGTTCTG TCAAATACACTAGACAACATCGCCTACATCATGCCTGGACTCTGA
- the HMGXB4 gene encoding HMG domain-containing protein 4 isoform X1: MAYDDSKKKEECLEGDRSIDDVGLAAGRTQREKKRSYKDLLREEEEIAAQDSDLFFLGTESHKKKRKHSSDEFFYGDLSPLELPSKKKKRAVSSPTSSDTAMDLLKAITSPLATGSKPSKKTAEKSSFSSFAATGYSESKKEHHKKKLSGSSGELALDDGSFHKSKKMKPLYVNTETLTLREPDGLKMKLILSPKEKGGSTVDEESFPYSSPPAAAKKSSKKSGRDEQGSFLLGHELQSFLKSARKKHKPLPDAHPPPIPEGFVPDTSLFSEAHGSEYDLSSMEPPLESGSSSGGELEAGELVIDDSYREIKKKKKSKKSKKKKDKEKHKEKKHSKSKKSSGLPASVAVAEVMVTPPPPPPPSTPFVLPVPPPPPPVFHTDGQSEKKKKKEEKDKEKAEKAEKDKEKPKKKNMSAYQVFCKEYRVTIVAEHPGIDFGELSKKLAEVWKQLPEKDKLVWKQKAQYLQHKQNKAEATTVKRKAASSEGAPKVKASPAGMLSPHKKSPSSTVVLSSSPAKAPDTDPIDVAAHLQLLGESLSLIGHRLQETEGMVAVSGSLSVLLDSIICALGPLACLTTQLPELNGCPKQVLSNTLDNIAYIMPGL; encoded by the exons ATGGCTTATGATGACTCCAAGAAAAAAGAAG AGTGCTTAGAGGGTGACCGAAGCATTGACGACGTGGGGCTGGCAGCAGGTAGAACCCAGCGAGAGAAAAAACGCTCTTACAAGGATCTGCTGCGGGAAGAGGAGGaaatagcagctcag GACAGCGACCTCTTCTTCTTGGGGACAGAATCTCATAAGAAGAAGAGGAAGCATTCCTCTGATGAGTTCTTCTACGGAG ACCTTTCACCTCTGGAGTTGCcatcaaagaagaagaaaagagcagTCTCAAGCCCAACCTCTTCTGACACGGCCATGGATCTTCTTAAGGCTATCACCTCACCCCTTGCCACGGGCTCCAAGCCCTCAAAAAAGACAGCTGAAAAATCATCCTTCTCTTCCTTTGCTGCCACTGGCTATTCAGAGAGCAAGAAGGAGCACCATAAGAAGAAACTGAGTGGTAGCAGTGGAGAGCTCGCACTGGATGATGGTAGCTTCCACAAATCCAAAAAGATGAAGCCACTCTATGTAAACACAGAGACACTGACCCTGCGTGAGCCTGATGGCTTGAAGATGAAGCTCATCCTTTCACCTAAAGAGAAGGGGGGCAGCACAGTAGACGAGGAGTCATTCCCATACTcctcaccaccagcagcagcaaaaaaatcCTCCAAGAAATCAGGTCGAGATGAACAAGGCTCATTCCTCCTGGGTCATGAACTTCAAAGCTTCCTGAAATCTGCTCGGAAGAAGCACAAGCCACTGCCAGACGCACATCCACCTCCAATCCCCGAGGGATTTGTCCCTGACACCTCCCTGTTCTCAGAAGCTCATGGGAGTGAATATGACCTTTCAAGTATGGAGCCACCACTGGAATCAGGTTCATCATCTGGTGGGGAGTTGGAGGCCGGAGAGCTGGTGATAGATGACTCCTACCGGGAgatcaagaagaagaagaagtcaaagaaaagcaagaaaaaaaaggaCAAGGAGAAACACAAGGAGAAGAAGCACTCTAAGTCTAAGAAGAGTTCTGGACTCCCTGCCTCTGTAGCAGTAGCTGAAGTTATGGTGACACCACCGCCACCCCCTCCACCCAGCACTCCATTTGTCCTTCCtgtgcctccccccccacctcctgtttTCCACACTGATGGACAAagtgagaagaaaaagaaaaaagaagagaaggaCAAGGAAAAAGCTGAGAAAGcagaaaaggataaagaaaag CCAAAGAAGAAGAACATGTCTGCCTACCAAGTGTTCTGTAAGGAATATCGAGTGACTATTGTGGCTGAGCATCCAGGGATAG ATTTTGGGGAGTTGAGCAAAAAACTGGCAGAAGTGTGGAAGCAGCTGCCTGAAAAGGATAAACTG GTTTGGAAGCAGAAAGCTCAATATCTGCAGCATAAGCAGAATAAAGCAGAGGCCACAACAGTGAAGAGGAAGGCAGCTTCATCAGAGGGTGCCCCAAAAGTGAAAG CTTCCCCAGCAGGTATGCTTTCACCTCATAAGAAGTCCCCTTCCAGCACTGTGGTGTTATCCTCCTCACCAGCCAAAGCCCCTGATACAGATCCCATTGATGTAGCTGCACATCTACAGTTGCTGGGTGAATCTCTGAGTCTCATTGGACACCGACTGCAAGAGACAGAG GGGATGGTGGCTGTATCAGGAAGTTTGTCAGTACTTCTAGATTCTATTATCTGTGCCCTGGGCCCTTTAGCATGCCTGACCACACAACTACCTGAGCTGAATGGCTGCCCTAAGCAAGTTCTG TCAAATACACTAGACAACATCGCCTACATCATGCCTGGACTCTGA
- the HMGXB4 gene encoding HMG domain-containing protein 4 isoform X2 produces MVALRGMNCPIHHLEVLILKPDSNHFELKFLLPIVSPEDSDLFFLGTESHKKKRKHSSDEFFYGDLSPLELPSKKKKRAVSSPTSSDTAMDLLKAITSPLATGSKPSKKTAEKSSFSSFAATGYSESKKEHHKKKLSGSSGELALDDGSFHKSKKMKPLYVNTETLTLREPDGLKMKLILSPKEKGGSTVDEESFPYSSPPAAAKKSSKKSGRDEQGSFLLGHELQSFLKSARKKHKPLPDAHPPPIPEGFVPDTSLFSEAHGSEYDLSSMEPPLESGSSSGGELEAGELVIDDSYREIKKKKKSKKSKKKKDKEKHKEKKHSKSKKSSGLPASVAVAEVMVTPPPPPPPSTPFVLPVPPPPPPVFHTDGQSEKKKKKEEKDKEKAEKAEKDKEKPKKKNMSAYQVFCKEYRVTIVAEHPGIDFGELSKKLAEVWKQLPEKDKLVWKQKAQYLQHKQNKAEATTVKRKAASSEGAPKVKASPAGMLSPHKKSPSSTVVLSSSPAKAPDTDPIDVAAHLQLLGESLSLIGHRLQETEGMVAVSGSLSVLLDSIICALGPLACLTTQLPELNGCPKQVLSNTLDNIAYIMPGL; encoded by the exons atgGTAGCTCTGAGAGGTATGAACTGCCCTATTCATCACCTGGAGGTGTTAATACTGAAACCTGATAGTAACCACTTTGAGCTGAAATTTCTGCTGCCTATTGTCAGTCCAGAG GACAGCGACCTCTTCTTCTTGGGGACAGAATCTCATAAGAAGAAGAGGAAGCATTCCTCTGATGAGTTCTTCTACGGAG ACCTTTCACCTCTGGAGTTGCcatcaaagaagaagaaaagagcagTCTCAAGCCCAACCTCTTCTGACACGGCCATGGATCTTCTTAAGGCTATCACCTCACCCCTTGCCACGGGCTCCAAGCCCTCAAAAAAGACAGCTGAAAAATCATCCTTCTCTTCCTTTGCTGCCACTGGCTATTCAGAGAGCAAGAAGGAGCACCATAAGAAGAAACTGAGTGGTAGCAGTGGAGAGCTCGCACTGGATGATGGTAGCTTCCACAAATCCAAAAAGATGAAGCCACTCTATGTAAACACAGAGACACTGACCCTGCGTGAGCCTGATGGCTTGAAGATGAAGCTCATCCTTTCACCTAAAGAGAAGGGGGGCAGCACAGTAGACGAGGAGTCATTCCCATACTcctcaccaccagcagcagcaaaaaaatcCTCCAAGAAATCAGGTCGAGATGAACAAGGCTCATTCCTCCTGGGTCATGAACTTCAAAGCTTCCTGAAATCTGCTCGGAAGAAGCACAAGCCACTGCCAGACGCACATCCACCTCCAATCCCCGAGGGATTTGTCCCTGACACCTCCCTGTTCTCAGAAGCTCATGGGAGTGAATATGACCTTTCAAGTATGGAGCCACCACTGGAATCAGGTTCATCATCTGGTGGGGAGTTGGAGGCCGGAGAGCTGGTGATAGATGACTCCTACCGGGAgatcaagaagaagaagaagtcaaagaaaagcaagaaaaaaaaggaCAAGGAGAAACACAAGGAGAAGAAGCACTCTAAGTCTAAGAAGAGTTCTGGACTCCCTGCCTCTGTAGCAGTAGCTGAAGTTATGGTGACACCACCGCCACCCCCTCCACCCAGCACTCCATTTGTCCTTCCtgtgcctccccccccacctcctgtttTCCACACTGATGGACAAagtgagaagaaaaagaaaaaagaagagaaggaCAAGGAAAAAGCTGAGAAAGcagaaaaggataaagaaaag CCAAAGAAGAAGAACATGTCTGCCTACCAAGTGTTCTGTAAGGAATATCGAGTGACTATTGTGGCTGAGCATCCAGGGATAG ATTTTGGGGAGTTGAGCAAAAAACTGGCAGAAGTGTGGAAGCAGCTGCCTGAAAAGGATAAACTG GTTTGGAAGCAGAAAGCTCAATATCTGCAGCATAAGCAGAATAAAGCAGAGGCCACAACAGTGAAGAGGAAGGCAGCTTCATCAGAGGGTGCCCCAAAAGTGAAAG CTTCCCCAGCAGGTATGCTTTCACCTCATAAGAAGTCCCCTTCCAGCACTGTGGTGTTATCCTCCTCACCAGCCAAAGCCCCTGATACAGATCCCATTGATGTAGCTGCACATCTACAGTTGCTGGGTGAATCTCTGAGTCTCATTGGACACCGACTGCAAGAGACAGAG GGGATGGTGGCTGTATCAGGAAGTTTGTCAGTACTTCTAGATTCTATTATCTGTGCCCTGGGCCCTTTAGCATGCCTGACCACACAACTACCTGAGCTGAATGGCTGCCCTAAGCAAGTTCTG TCAAATACACTAGACAACATCGCCTACATCATGCCTGGACTCTGA
- the HMGXB4 gene encoding HMG domain-containing protein 4 isoform X3, whose product MAYDDSKKKEECLEGDRSIDDVGLAAGRTQREKKRSYKDLLREEEEIAAQVRNTSKKRLKDSDLFFLGTESHKKKRKHSSDEFFYGDLSPLELPSKKKKRAVSSPTSSDTAMDLLKAITSPLATGSKPSKKTAEKSSFSSFAATGYSESKKEHHKKKLSGSSGELALDDGSFHKSKKMKPLYVNTETLTLREPDGLKMKLILSPKEKGGSTVDEESFPYSSPPAAAKKSSKKSGRDEQGSFLLGHELQSFLKSARKKHKPLPDAHPPPIPEGFVPDTSLFSEAHGSEYDLSSMEPPLESGSSSGGELEAGELVIDDSYREIKKKKKSKKSKKKKDKEKHKEKKHSKSKKSSGLPASVAVAEVMVTPPPPPPPSTPFVLPVPPPPPPVFHTDGQSEKKKKKEEKDKEKAEKAEKDKEKPKKKNMSAYQVFCKEYRVTIVAEHPGIDFGELSKKLAEVWKQLPEKDKLVWKQKAQYLQHKQNKAEATTVKRKAASSEGAPKVKASPAGMLSPHKKSPSSTVVLSSSPAKAPDTDPIDVAAHLQLLGESLSLIGHRLQETEGMVAVSGSLSVLLDSIICALGPLACLTTQLPELNGCPKQVLSNTLDNIAYIMPGL is encoded by the exons ATGGCTTATGATGACTCCAAGAAAAAAGAAG AGTGCTTAGAGGGTGACCGAAGCATTGACGACGTGGGGCTGGCAGCAGGTAGAACCCAGCGAGAGAAAAAACGCTCTTACAAGGATCTGCTGCGGGAAGAGGAGGaaatagcagctcaggtcagaaATACCTCAAAGAAAAGGTTGAAG GACAGCGACCTCTTCTTCTTGGGGACAGAATCTCATAAGAAGAAGAGGAAGCATTCCTCTGATGAGTTCTTCTACGGAG ACCTTTCACCTCTGGAGTTGCcatcaaagaagaagaaaagagcagTCTCAAGCCCAACCTCTTCTGACACGGCCATGGATCTTCTTAAGGCTATCACCTCACCCCTTGCCACGGGCTCCAAGCCCTCAAAAAAGACAGCTGAAAAATCATCCTTCTCTTCCTTTGCTGCCACTGGCTATTCAGAGAGCAAGAAGGAGCACCATAAGAAGAAACTGAGTGGTAGCAGTGGAGAGCTCGCACTGGATGATGGTAGCTTCCACAAATCCAAAAAGATGAAGCCACTCTATGTAAACACAGAGACACTGACCCTGCGTGAGCCTGATGGCTTGAAGATGAAGCTCATCCTTTCACCTAAAGAGAAGGGGGGCAGCACAGTAGACGAGGAGTCATTCCCATACTcctcaccaccagcagcagcaaaaaaatcCTCCAAGAAATCAGGTCGAGATGAACAAGGCTCATTCCTCCTGGGTCATGAACTTCAAAGCTTCCTGAAATCTGCTCGGAAGAAGCACAAGCCACTGCCAGACGCACATCCACCTCCAATCCCCGAGGGATTTGTCCCTGACACCTCCCTGTTCTCAGAAGCTCATGGGAGTGAATATGACCTTTCAAGTATGGAGCCACCACTGGAATCAGGTTCATCATCTGGTGGGGAGTTGGAGGCCGGAGAGCTGGTGATAGATGACTCCTACCGGGAgatcaagaagaagaagaagtcaaagaaaagcaagaaaaaaaaggaCAAGGAGAAACACAAGGAGAAGAAGCACTCTAAGTCTAAGAAGAGTTCTGGACTCCCTGCCTCTGTAGCAGTAGCTGAAGTTATGGTGACACCACCGCCACCCCCTCCACCCAGCACTCCATTTGTCCTTCCtgtgcctccccccccacctcctgtttTCCACACTGATGGACAAagtgagaagaaaaagaaaaaagaagagaaggaCAAGGAAAAAGCTGAGAAAGcagaaaaggataaagaaaag CCAAAGAAGAAGAACATGTCTGCCTACCAAGTGTTCTGTAAGGAATATCGAGTGACTATTGTGGCTGAGCATCCAGGGATAG ATTTTGGGGAGTTGAGCAAAAAACTGGCAGAAGTGTGGAAGCAGCTGCCTGAAAAGGATAAACTG GTTTGGAAGCAGAAAGCTCAATATCTGCAGCATAAGCAGAATAAAGCAGAGGCCACAACAGTGAAGAGGAAGGCAGCTTCATCAGAGGGTGCCCCAAAAGTGAAAG CTTCCCCAGCAGGTATGCTTTCACCTCATAAGAAGTCCCCTTCCAGCACTGTGGTGTTATCCTCCTCACCAGCCAAAGCCCCTGATACAGATCCCATTGATGTAGCTGCACATCTACAGTTGCTGGGTGAATCTCTGAGTCTCATTGGACACCGACTGCAAGAGACAGAG GGGATGGTGGCTGTATCAGGAAGTTTGTCAGTACTTCTAGATTCTATTATCTGTGCCCTGGGCCCTTTAGCATGCCTGACCACACAACTACCTGAGCTGAATGGCTGCCCTAAGCAAGTTCTG TCAAATACACTAGACAACATCGCCTACATCATGCCTGGACTCTGA